A stretch of DNA from Candidatus Pseudomonas phytovorans:
CATTTCGAGCCGTCCGCCAGGGCTGCCTGGCGTATTTTCATGGCCTGTTACCCAGCGGTGCCCATCCCAGAGCTTTCTGGATGCGGGGCTGGATGTGCAGATTTCTGTTGTCTTTCAGGGGCCAAACCACGCAAAACAACACAAATAGTAATTATGTGTGGTTTTAGGTTGTTTTTTTGCTTCGGCGTGGTTATTTTTTGATTGCCATGAGGCACACACCCATGAAGCCCTGGAGGCATCCATGAACGTTCCCGCTACCGATTCGTATGATGAATATGCTCGCTTCGCCCAAAGGCTTGCGGATACCGCTGCTCGGGTGTCTCTCAAATATTTCCGTCGTCCGCTCGATGTCGAGCACAAGGCAGATGATTCCCCGGTAACCGTGGCAGACCGTGAAACCGAGGCTGCGATGCGGTCACTGATCAGCGATGTCTATCCCGATCACGGTATCTACGGTGAGGAGCACGGCATCACCAGTGGGACGGGCTGCTACACATGGGTGGTCGATCCCATCGACGGCACCAAGAGCTTCATCACCGGTATGCCCATGTATGGAACGCTCATCGCGCTGCTTGAAGATGGGAAGCCAGTCGTGGGTGTGATTGACATGCCAGCGATGAAAGAGCGCTGGGTAGGCGTGGCTGGACAGCCCACTCGTTACAACGGCGAAATTGTTTCGACGCGACCAACTGCACGGCTTGCCGAATCCGTGGGTTACACAACTTCTCCGGATTCATTCCTGGAATGTGACATCCCTGGCTACGAAGCACTGACGCAAGCGTCGGCACTGCGCCGCTTTGGTGGTGATTGCTACCTCCACGGTCTGCTGGCGTCGGGATTCATTGACTACGTGTTGGAGGCGCAACTCCAGCCCTATGACTACATGGCAGTGATTCCTGTCATCGAGGGTGCGGGCGGTCGCATTACTGATTGGCTGGGCAAACCCTTGGGGCTGGAGTCGACAGGTCACTTGCTGGCATCGGCATCTGCAGCTCTTCACGAGGAAGCCCTGAAGCTCATTGGCCGTTGAGGCCTGGTACCTACTACAAAAACAAGCCTGGGTGGATCACCATGCAACGTGAATCTATGGAGTTCGATGTAGTCATTGTTGGCGCAGGGCCAGCAGGGCTGTCGGCTGCTTGCCGTCTGATGCAGCAAGCGCAGGACACTAATCTCGAACTCTCTGTCTGTGTCGTCGAGAAGGGCTCTGAAGTCGGAGCACATACGCTTTCCGGGGCGATCTTCGAGCCCCGCGCTCTGGCCGAGCTATTTCCTCACTGGAAAAGTGAGGGTGCACCTTTGCACACCCCCGTACTACGCGATGATATTTACCTGCTGCAGAGCGAGACTGAGTCGACTCGAGTGCCTGATGGGTTAGTCCCAAAAACGATGCACAACGAAGGCAACTACATCATCTCTCTTGGGAACCTCTGCCGGTGGTTGGCGCAACGGGCTGAGAGCCTCGGGGTAGAAATCTACCCAGGATTTGCGGCACAAGACGTCATTATCGAGGACGGGGTGATCAAGGGAATTGTCACTGGCGACATGGGTGTAGATCGTCAAGGTGAGCCGATTGCGAACACTCATGTGCCAGGTATGGAGCTGCGTGGAAAGTACACGCTCTTTGCAGAAGGCTGCCGAGGCCATCTGGGCAAGCAACTGATCGAGCATTTCGGGCTCAACGAAGGCGTGGATCCCCAGCATTATGGAATCGGCCTGAAAGAGCTGTGGGAGATACCTGCTGAACAGCACCAGACTGGCCTGGTGGTGCACAGTGCGGGGTGGCCACTCACCGATCAAAACCCTGGTGGATCATTCCTGTACCACTTGGAGAATCAACAAGTGGTGGTGGGGCTGATCGTGGATCTGAGCTATCAGAACCCCTATCTCTCGCCGTTCGACGAGTTTCAGCGATACAAACACCATCCGGTGATTGCGCAATACTTGAAAGGCGGCAAGCGGCTCTCATATGGCGCCCGTGCGATCTGCAAAGGTGGCCTGAACTCACTGCCCAAAATGATCTTCCCAGGCGGAGCGCTCATCGGTTGCGATGCAGGAACGCTGAACTTCAGCAAGATCAAAGGCAGCCATACGGCGATGAAGTCAGGGATGCTTGCGGCGGAGGCGATCATCGAAGCGATATGGCGTGGCAGCCAAGGGGGTGATTGCCTTACAGGGTACGAGAAGAAGTTCAAGGAAAGCTGGGTCTACGATGAGCTCTATCGCAGTCGGAATTTCGGCCCGGCGATTCACAAATTTGGCAGCCTCCTGGGTGGTGCGTTCAATTACATCGATCAGAATTGGTTCAAGGGCAAAATGCCCTTTACCTTGCACGATCGCACGCCTGACCATCTCTGCCTGAAGCCAGCCTCAAAATGCAAACCGATGGAGTACCCTAAGCCTGACGGTGTCCTTAGCTTCGACAAGCTCTCATCGGTTTTCCTTTCGAATACTAACCATGAGGAAAACCAGCCGGTTCACTTGAGACTGAGGGATCCAGAGCTTCCCATCCGATCGAACCTGCCGCTCTATGCTGAGCCTGCTCAACGATACTGCCCTGCTGGCGTCTACGAAATCGACGAGTCAGAGGCTGGGCGCCCGCGCCTGCAAATCAATGCTCAGAACTGTGTTCACTGTAAGACGTGCGATATCAAGGATCCTTTCCAAAATATCGTATGGACTGCCCCTGAGGGCGGTGGCGGCCCTAATTATCAAAGCATGTAATTTTTGTCAGAGAGGGAGCTGGTCATGGCGCTAGCTTTGTTTGATCTAGACCACACGCTGCTTGCTGGCGACAGTGGGATCATGTGGCAACACTACCTGGGGCGGCTGGGAGTCATGGGCGATGAAAAATCCCACCTCACCCGGGCACAGCGATTTTCTGATGACTACCACCAGGGGGTGCTCAACTACTCATCGTTTCTGGATTTCATGCTGGATCCCCTGGTCAGGTTCCCCTTGAGTGACCTGCTCGCTTGGCGAGAGGATTTCATCAATCAGAAAATCAAGCCAGTAGTTAAAGCCCAAGGCCTGGAGGTCATCCAGGCTCATCGTGATCGAGGCGATTGCCCTGTGATGATCAGCGCAACCAACCGCTTCATCACAGAGCCCATCGCGCAGGTTTTTGGCATCGAGCATGTCATCTGTACTGACCCTGAGGTTGTGGAGGGGAGGTACACCGGAAAAATTATCGGAGACCCTTGCTACCAGGAAGGAAAAATACTTCGGTTAGTCCAGTGGGTATCTCAGCATGGGCTCTCTTTGAGTGCTGCCACCTTCTACAGTGACTCGTACAACGATCTTGCGCTGCTGAGCTACGTTGATCATCCGGTGGCGGTCGATCCGGATGTGCGCCTGCGTGAGTTTGCGTCCCTCCAGGGCTGGGAAATTCTGGAACTAAAATGAGTCAATCTGCAGTGAGTGAGCGCCCGGTCGTTGGTGACCTGGCGCATCAGCAGTCTGTGAGTATCTGGCTTGGTTTGGGGAGCAACGTCCCTGGGCGGCGCGAATTTTTTCTTCAATGTGCTGTGGATAGCTTACGAATGCTGTACGGCCAAGTGCGAGTCTCACCCGTCGTGGAAAGCAAGGCTGTGGGCGGCTTGAACGAGCCGTTCCTGAATTTGGTCGTGAACTGTGTCGTAGAGTGCTCGATCGCTGATGTTAAGTCTCAGCTGCAAGCCATCGAGCAGCGCCTGCACCGTAAGAAGGGGCGCAAGCTAATCACACTCGACGTCGACTTGCTGCTCTATGGTGAGTTCATGGGTGTTGAGGATGGGCGGCAGATTCCGCATCCAGATGTTGAGCAGCATCTGCACGTATTGGCGCCACTACTAGCACTTGAGCCAGACCTGCGACTGCCTGGTTCAGGCTTGCTGCTTTCCAGCATCTGTCCTTTCGACGAAATGAAGTCGAATGGTGTCCACTTCGTATCCTGGGTACCGAGGTGACTTCTACAAGCGCTGGAAACTGCCCCCAGCCTCCACAGTTTTTGTGAGCTCTTGCATCAACGCGGCATCTCAGCCGCGTTGAGTTCTCTCCCTCCTGACTTTCCACGCTGCCTTCCTTCGTTTCCCCTCGGACACAATCGTGCCCTCATTAATTTTCCAAGGCTGAGAGGGGTGGGTTCGCCTTCAAGAATAGTAATTGTCCTACGCATATCCCTATCAGCCATTTCTGCTCCTTGAATAGAGCAGGACATGGAGACGCACCGTCTCTGGCAACAAAAGCCTACCTCGTACAACTTGAAACGAGGGATCCATCGGATATGAGTGCTGAAACCGGTGGTCAGAGAGGCGAGATGAGAAGCTGCTTAAATCCAGGCACCAGCGCCAGGAATTAAAAAAGGGCGCCAAAGGGCGCCCAAAGCGAAGGTTCGACAAGCGATAGAAGTGGTGCTGCGCTACACGAGTTCTTCAGCGCCCTCCAGCACCGTTTTGACATGATCCAGGAACGATGCAGACATCATGAGCTCACGGCAACGTTGGAAGCGCTTGTTCCCATAAGCCCAGAAGTCATCGGCCGGGTTGTGATTGGCATGCTGAATCAGGCCCCACAGCGACCACAGAAGATCGCAAAGCGCCTTGAAGATCACGATCCGACCAAACTCAATGGGCGAGGGCTCGCCATTGAAGTAGGCCTGCAGAAGCTCTTGTTCAGCCTTCGGCCCAAGCTCTGCTTCGATGATTAGATCCGCAATGTCCCACATCGGATCGTTCATGCCCGAGTATTCCCAGTCGACGATGATCATCCGATCCCCGGTGTCCAGGAAGTTCTCGCACAGCGGATCGCAGTGACACGGCGCCAAGTCTACCGGGAAGGCTTCCAATGCTGCTCGAGCCTTCTCCAGTATCGCCAGGATCGCGTCATAACCAGCCGGTACTTTCGCTGACTTCTGAGCGAGGATCTTGGTGTAGCCGTCCAGCATCTTGAACATGTCAAAGTGCGACGCGAACTGAGCATCGCTGGTATGCAATTGTCGAAGCGCCTGGCCGGCGCGAGCTATCGCACCTTGCCTCGACTGGAACAACTGAGGAGTCATGGTCACAACCTCCTCCATGAAGCGCGTAAGGCTGACCCCGGTGCGAATGTCGAAGAACTCAACTGGCGCACTGACCTCTACGCGAGCTGCTTCTTTCGCGGCAACGCATTCGTGGCCTCGATCGATGTACTCTGCAGTACCCTCACCAGGAAGGCGAAGGCAAAACACACCGGATGTCGTTTCTACACGGAACACACGGTTAGTCAGGCCGCCGAGGCGGGTGATCGACTTGATCGCTCCATAACGCTTGAGCGAACGCATTTCGTGGATGGTTTCCTCAATCGTTTGCATGGCATTAACCCCGCAGGCGATCGGACTTCGGATCGTAGAGGCAGCGAGCCCCACGCTGAGCTTGATAGGGTTTACCAAGCGCTTCGATGATGAAGTCGCTTTCCTTGGTCAGCTCAACTGGCAGATATCCGAATGCCACCGTTTTCTGAAGGATGTGGCTGAAGGCGGTGCTGGTCAGGCGGCCAACGACTTTGCCGTCCTTGATGATGGTTTCGCCACCGTGGAAGGGTGCGAAGTCTTCGACGACAAAGGAGCACAGGCGACGTTTGACGCCAGCTTCCTTGATCGCGAGCAGTGCTTCCTTGCCGATGAAATCGCCTTTGTCGAACGCGACGCAGAAGCCCAGGCCAGCCTCGAACGGGTTGTAGTCCGGGGTGATGTCGCCCGACCAGTACAGGTAGCCTTTCTCCATACGGCAGGAGTCGATGGCGCGATAGCCAACGTTGGCGATGCCGTGTGGCTCACCGGCTTTCCACAGGGTCTCGTAAACGCTTGCAGCGTATTCCTGAGGGATGTACAGCTCCCAACCCAGCTCGCCGACGTAACCCACACGAACGGCCAGTACACGTGCGTAACCAACCTCGATGTACTTGGCGCTGAGGTAAGGGAAGGCCTCGTTGGATACGTCGTCATCCGTAACCGATTGCAGGATGTCACGGGCCAGCGGGCCGCAGATGTTGAGGGTAGCCAGCGAGTTGGTGACTTCGCGAATCTGAACCGAGGCAGGCAAGTGACGGCGAATCCAATCGCTGTCGCGCACGCCGAAGCCGGAACCGGTCACCATCATGAAGCGTTCGCTGTCCAGGTGTACGAAGGTCAGGTCAGCCTCGATACCGCCTTTTTCGTTGCAGAGCTGGGTGTAGATCGCTTTACCGGGTTCGCTCAGGTCATTCACTGCAATGTGCTGCAGTGCTTCCAGTGCACCAGGGCCGGTGATCTCGAATTTGGAGAACGACGTCTGGTCGATCAGGACGGCACGTTCACGAATCGCTTTGCACTCTTCTGCAACCGCGCCGAAATAGCTTGGCTTCTTCTCGAAGGTCGAGATTTCGGTGGGGCTGTCGATACCTGGGCGGGCGAACCAGTTGGCGCGCTCCCAACCGAAACGAGCACCGAATACTGCGTTGGCGTCTTTCAGATGTTGGTGGAACGGGGAGCGACGCAGCCCACGGCCAACCTTGGTCTCTTCACCTGGCCAGTGGATCTTGTAGTAGTTGCCGTAGGCCTCGATTGCACGCTCTTCCAGGTAGCGGCCAACACTGTGCGGGGCGCCGAAGCGGCGAACGTCGAAGGCCCACAGATCCATGCCTGGATCACCGTCCAGAATCCAGTTGGCCATGGCTACGCCGGCACCACCAGACGCTGCGATACCGGCAGTGAAGCCACATGCCACGTAGAAGTTGTCCAGTTCCGGTGCCAGGCCCATGATTGGCTCGCCATCAGCCGATGCCGGGATAGGGCCGTTGATGACTGTCTGGATACCTACCTCATTCAGGATTGGCAGCCGCTCAGAACATGGGAGGGCGAACAGTTCGAGGCGATCCATGTTCTCAGGGAACAGCTCGCGCCCGAATTCGAATGGTGGGCGAGAGCGCCAGCATCCTTTCGTACCGTCCTCCCAGCCACCGATAGCGAAAGCTCCGACGTCAGGCTTGAGGTAGAAATTTTTGTCAGGGTCGCGAAGAGTCGGAAGATTCTTCGGCAGGGTCAGCGTTTTTTCGGTCAAGAAGTATTGGTGCTCGACCACGCCAGCTGCCAGGTGAACCCCGGCCATCTCGCCGATGCGCTTGGCCCAGAGGCCTGCACAGTTGACCATGATTTCGCAGCCAATGGTGCCATGATCCGTAACCACACCAACGGCACGGCGTCCTTCGCGAATGATCTCTTTGACCTGGACGCCTTCGCGGATCTGCGCGCCGCGCTTTTTGGCTCCAGATGCATAGGCATGGGTCAAGGCATAGGGGTCAATGTAGCCGTCAGAAGGGATGAAGGCTGCACCTACAACACCCTCAGGATCCATGTAAGGGAAAAGTTCTTGAGCCTCCTTCGCATTCAGCGAGTGGCATTCGAACCCAAAGCTTTTCGCGAGCGTCATCGAGCGGCGAATTTCGCTCCAGCGATCCTGAGAGGATGCCAGGCGCAGTGAGCCAACCTTGCGCCAATCAATGACGTGGCCCGTCTCGGCTTCCAGCTCATCGAACACGGCAACCGAGTTTTGCATCATCCGAGTGAGGTTCAAGCTGCCACGCAGCTGGCCGACGAGACCAGCGGCGTGCCAGGTGCAGCCGTGGGTCAATTGAGATTTTTCAAGCACTACCACATCGCGCTCGCCACGCTTGGTCAATTGGTAGGCCAGAGAGCATCCAATGGCTCCGCCACCAATGATCAAGATTCGTGCATATGAATCGAAAGACTGCGACATTATTATTCTCCGAACCAATAAATGATAGTCAGTACATCTCCCCGTCAAGAGGTGTACTAATCAGTAGGCAGGATGTTGCATATAACTAGATAGGGAAGGCGTAGCGGCGCGCTGACTTCCAGCGAACGCGGTGGGGGGAAAGCACGCTGCATTTATTTTTGTTGTTCATGACAAGACCCTGTTTCTATTTGTATTTGAGTCGATCTCCAGACTAATCCTCTCCCTATAGATAACAATATCTCTCTCGGCCGAGTGACTATGCCTTAAGGCGTAGTGGCGTGTTGGTGGGGTCACAGCTGTATGTTTTTAGGCTGTGGCTTTACTGTGAAAACCACATTTCCATCCACGCAGGACAACAATCGAACGCTTGTATGAGGAATTTTTTGTGTGTTTTCGTTGTATTCGATTGACATTCCTCAAGGCGCGGCGTTTCCTGAGGGGGAGCAAATATAACTTTCGTTACTGTGTTCTTGAATCTGCCAATTAACAATCAGTGGCCTTCCATTGAGTGGGGCCTATAAGCGCGGAGAATCAGAAATGGGTCAGATAGGTATATATGTAACCTACGTGATAATGGCGTTCGTTTTTATAGGCGCGATAGCGGCTATACGAGACAGCCAGAGTGGCATGGGCAAGGAGTTCATTGAAGGTATTCACTGCATTGGCCCAACGTTCATCCCTGTAGCCGGTATCATGGCTGCACAACCCTACCTTTCACATTTTGTGGAAAACAGCTTTGGCCCGATATTCGCTTCGATCGGTGCTGATCCGGCGATAGGTGCGACTACCATCATCGCTGTTGACATGGGCGGCTACCAGTTAGCTCAAGCGCTCGCCGCTACCCATGAAAACTGGATCATGGCGATGATTGTTGGCTATATGGCCGGGGCAACCATCATTTTCTCGATCCCTGTTGGTCTGTCGATGCTTCAGCCCAAAGACCACAAATACATGGCGCTTGGCATCATGTCAGGCCTGTTGAGCATACCCATCGGCGTGCTCATGGCTTGCCTGGTACTGGTGCTCGGTGAGCCCATGGTTCGCGACACGATAGGGAGTAATTTCGAAGCAAATTACCAGCTCGCAATGGATCTCGGGACGGTGCTGCGCAATCTGTTTCCGCTGATCATCTTCTGCGTCGTGCTGGCATTGGGGCTTAGGATGTTTCCTGATCGTATGATCAAGGGCTTCCTCATCTTCGGCAAGCTCATGTACGCGGCCATTACGATGGTCTTGGCCTTGTCGATCATTCAATACTTCACGGGCTTCTTTACCTACCTGTTCGGCCATTGGGGATTTGACCCGATCATCGCTGACCAGAAAGACCAGTTCCGGGCTTTGGAGATCGCAGGGTACGGTGCGCTTATGCTGGCAGGCGCCTTCCCGATGGTTTATGCCATCGGCAAATACCTTGAAAAGCCTATAGGCGCCATCGGTGCGCGCTTGGGGCTGGATCCGAAGGGGGCTGCTGGCATGCTGGCTGCTGCGGCCAACATCTTGGCGATGTACCGCCTGGTAGCCATAATGCGCCCTAAGGATAAGGTGCTCTGTATTGCGTTTGCAGTCTGCGGCGCTTGGGTGATCGGCGACCACCTGGCCTTTACCGCGAACTTTCAGCCGACGCTCATCGTGGCGATTCTGTGTGGTAAGTTCTGTGGTGGGATAAGCGGCGCTCTTTTGGCTCGCTGGTTGTCAGTACCCAAGGCCATTCAGCTAGGTGAGCAAGATCAACGTAACGAGAGCGAATCGGTCGAGCGTGCGTTTGGAGCCCCAGCGGTCTAGAGGCGTCAGCGGGAGGGATCCCGCACCCCGGCAGGGGAGCCTGGCTGGAGTACCGAATGTGCGGAAATCGGCTTGGAAGATGACGGATTTCTAGGCATGAGCAAAGCGGTCACAACCAATGTGTTCCTGAAATACTGCAAGGCTCTCCTGCCTTCCTCCAGAGAGAGGCGTGCTGCACCTACGGCCTTTCAAGACTGGGCTGCTTCCCCCAAGCTCGCAGCGTTGGGATTCGAGCTGCTTAGCCACACGGATTGGCGCATTCCATTGGGCGCCATGGTCTTGGATCTACCGCTGTTTTTCTCGATAGAACACGCCCATCTGACCTTGCACGCGCGTGACATCTCTGATGTTCCCATCGTAGTTACCTCTTCTACTGAAGGAGAGTCTGGCCTCTCGACTGGCTCTTTACGTCGGCATCAGCTCGAGCTTCACGGCGCAAGTGGCTTGTCACTTGAGTTGGAGGTTCATACGCCGCCCATGGCTCCAGACGAACCTCTCGTGCTGATTGTTGATCGGCTGGTAGCAATCCTCGACAGGGCATACGCTGAGCGTTTGCGGGTAATCGCAGAGACGCGTCGAAATCATGAGTCTGTGACCCGTGAGTTGCATGATTCAGTGGCTCAGCAATTGGGCTACCTGAGCCTTACGGCTGCAACCCTTGAGAAGCGGCACATCGCCGGTAACCCCCTGAACCAGTCTCAACGCATCCGTGAGATTCGCTCAGGCCTTGAGCAGGTGCAGCGCCAGGTTCGTGAAATCATCGCAGGGGTGCGATTGTCTCTCGACGCTCCTTCACTCAGCCAAGCACTTGAAGCTTCCATGCGTGAATATGGTCGTCGTAGCTCGATCCTGTTTGAGCTTGACAACCGGGTTGCCGACTCGATTCTGTCGCAGGAGGTTGCCATGCAGATTTTGCAGATCGCCCGCGAGGCCATGGCAAATATCGTCAGGCATTCGCATGCCCAGTTCGCGAGCGTCTCGCTGCTGCGCCTGGACGACCGTGTTGAAGTGACCATCAAGGACAATGGCAAGGGTATCGGTGAGCAGCCCGGTGAGGATGACCATTACGGACTGATGATCATGCAAGAGCGAGCCCGCACGATTGGTGCGACACTGGACATTGCATCCACGCCAGGAAAGGGCACGACATTGACTGTCAATTTGCCAATGGGAATTCAGAAGTGAACAAGCCGAAACGAGTGTTATTGATAGATGATCATCCATTGTTCCGCAGGGGGCTCATGAACCTGCTGATGGATGAGGACGATTTCACTGTGGTAGGCGAGGCGGCGAACGGTGTGGAAGGTGTGGCAATGGCCAGTAGGCTCAAGCCTGACCTCGTTTTGCTAGATCTCCACATGGCCATGATGGACGGGCTGAAGACGCTTGGTGTGCTCAAGGCAGAAGGCCTGGCTGAGAGCGTCGTAATCCTTACAGCATCAGTGAGTCGCCAAGAGTTTCTGTCTGCCCTGAAAGGAGGGGCAGACGGCTACATCCTCAAGGACACCTCTGCAGAAAAAATGCTGGCTTTGCTCCGCAATGAAGATCAGAAGGATTTGATGCTTGATGATGATCTCCAACGGGTTTTCCAAAGCGAAAGCACGGCAACGTTGACGTTGGATGGTCTCAAGGCGTTGACAGAGCGAGAGCGTCAGACCCTCGAGCTCATAGCAAGGGGCATGAGCAACAAGTTGATCGCCCGAGAAATGGGACTCAGCGAGGGAACGGTCAAGATCTATGTTGGTAATCTGCTGCGTAAGCTTGAAGTCAGCTCTCGTCTAGAAATAGCAGCCCTGGTGCATGGCCATTCCAACCTGGAGGGGCACAAGTGAAGCGCATGCTCGATCGCATTCTCCCGCCCTGGCTTCCAATCCGGATGGGTGATACGTCGCTCTCGCAAGCGCCGGATGGCGATGAGTCTGGCATCAATCTCTTTCCGGCTGGATTGGTGAAGGTCACTCGAAATGGCGTCGTTAAAGTCTGCAACCTCAGGTCGGAGGAGCTGCTGGAAACGGCGCTGCGCGGGAAAGATCTAGGGGCACTGGTGCACCCCCAGGATAGCGACGCTTGGCGATATTTCGTGCAGCGAACGCCAAGGTCGCAAAAGCTGGCTGACCCTGAAATCTTCCGCTTCATCAATAGTGCGGGAGATGTTCGCTGGCTGCAGATCACGGCGAGCATGTCTGACGAGTACATCTGCATGTCGCTTGTTGATGTAAGCCAGACAGTTCGGGATGATCTGACGCTTAGAACCAGCAATCGCAGCCTGGAGAACCTGCTCAACGGGTTGCCGGCGATGGTCTATCGCTGCCGGAACGACAGACGCTTCACTATGGAATATGTGAGTGCCGGGTGCCTTGGTTTGACGGGTAAGACTGCCCAGGAGCTGCTGAACAACAGTGACTACGCTGAGCTCATCCACCCAGATGATCGAGAGAATGTTTGGATGAAGGTGCAGGAGGCGCTGCAGTCTAGGGCAGTCTTTGAGCTTCGCTTTCGCTTGGTGGGTGTGGATGGCCTCACCCGTCGCGTTGTCGAGCGCGGCCAGGGTTTCTACTCCGACTCGGGTGGGGTTTTGGGGATGGAAGGCGTTGTGATGCTGGATGTGGATTGAGCCGGTCACCAGGTAGAGTCTCGGGCTTAGCCATCAAGTACCGCCTGGAGCCAGACTTTCATCACGATGTGATCCAGCCTCGGCTGTGGTCTTGAAACTGCTTCGGTGTTACGGAGAACATCTCCTTGAATCGGCGGTAAAAGTGCGGGTAGCTAATGAAACCGCTGGCAACTGCCACATCCATGAAAGACTTGCTGGTGTGCTGGATCAGCTGGCGTGCATAGGTCAACCTCAGTTCCAGGTAATAGCGCGGTGGGGTTGCTTCCAGATAGCGGCGGAACAGCCTCTCCAGGTGGCGTCTCGAAACACCTGCTTGTCGTGCCATATACTCGATGCTCAGTGGCTCCTCGATATTGGAGTGCATGAGTTCCATTGCAGAGCGTAGGCCTCGTGGCAGCTTAGGGTCGATATCAAATGCCAGGGCAGGGGCACCAGATAGTAATCTGTCGCATGCGAGCGTTTGCTCAACCCCACGGCGCAATGCGTTATCTCCCCGCTGCTCAAGCAGATCGAGCATCATGTCCAATGCGCTATTGGCGCCAGCGCAGGTCATACGACGGCCTTCGACAACGTGAGCCAGCTGGCTAAGTCGAACCTTTGGGTACATTTCACTGATCAGGGCGCGACCATCAGGGTGGAAGGCGCAGTTGTACCCGTTCAGCAGCCCAGCTTCAGCAAGAAAGTAAGCACCATTCCAGAGCCCGCCCAGGATTGCGCCATGCTGATCACCCTCGCGAAGCTTGGCTCGGAGCAACGGCTCGCCACTCAAGCGAACCCGAAAACCTCCACACACGAGCACGATGTCTTGGGATGCCGCATCAAGCTGGGCGAGGGTCTCGTGGACGGGGATAGGAATACCCAAATCGCTCATCACAAAGTTTGTCTCGCCTACAACCTGGATGATGAAATTCGGTGCATGGCTCATCAGATTTGCGGTAACTAAAACGTCCATCGCCGCTGTGAAAGCCATCATCGAGAAGTGCTCCCGAACAATAAACGTGACTCGCTGGGATTTGAAGCTAAGCCCTGGCTTATAGTTTAAGTTTGAGTGCGCCAGATTTAGGTTTTTTAGAATGCTCTCGAAATGGCTCATGACTGGCTCGCTTCGCTATCTATGGCAAGGACTTAATCGGGGTATAGCGCTTGCCAAAGCTTTTAATTGTTATTGTGTATCACAAATTTTGGGGAATGCTCCGGAAAAAAGACTTGGTGCATGCCTTAAATAATTGTGGTTTGGTGGTTTGCGGGGTCAACCTTCACGCCTCGCTATTAATCGACCTCGAATGATGTGTCGATGATCGCCACCCATTATTTTCACAGGTTCGAGATGTATCGCTAGGAGAAGGTCGTGTTTAGGTACACTACAACACGACCTCGTCGCCGTGACATATGTCTAAAGGCATAGTGGCAGCTGCCGTAATGGTCGCATTCAGCTACGAAAAGCCCAATGACGACATGAGAGAGGCATGTATATCTTCTGATATATGGTCACCCCGCCAAAAGTATTGCACCCTTGAGCTCACGGGTCTGCAGCCGTCCAACAAAAACAA
This window harbors:
- a CDS encoding response regulator gives rise to the protein MLLIDDHPLFRRGLMNLLMDEDDFTVVGEAANGVEGVAMASRLKPDLVLLDLHMAMMDGLKTLGVLKAEGLAESVVILTASVSRQEFLSALKGGADGYILKDTSAEKMLALLRNEDQKDLMLDDDLQRVFQSESTATLTLDGLKALTERERQTLELIARGMSNKLIAREMGLSEGTVKIYVGNLLRKLEVSSRLEIAALVHGHSNLEGHK
- the eutH gene encoding ethanolamine utilization protein EutH → MGQIGIYVTYVIMAFVFIGAIAAIRDSQSGMGKEFIEGIHCIGPTFIPVAGIMAAQPYLSHFVENSFGPIFASIGADPAIGATTIIAVDMGGYQLAQALAATHENWIMAMIVGYMAGATIIFSIPVGLSMLQPKDHKYMALGIMSGLLSIPIGVLMACLVLVLGEPMVRDTIGSNFEANYQLAMDLGTVLRNLFPLIIFCVVLALGLRMFPDRMIKGFLIFGKLMYAAITMVLALSIIQYFTGFFTYLFGHWGFDPIIADQKDQFRALEIAGYGALMLAGAFPMVYAIGKYLEKPIGAIGARLGLDPKGAAGMLAAAANILAMYRLVAIMRPKDKVLCIAFAVCGAWVIGDHLAFTANFQPTLIVAILCGKFCGGISGALLARWLSVPKAIQLGEQDQRNESESVERAFGAPAV
- a CDS encoding PAS domain-containing protein; translated protein: MLDRILPPWLPIRMGDTSLSQAPDGDESGINLFPAGLVKVTRNGVVKVCNLRSEELLETALRGKDLGALVHPQDSDAWRYFVQRTPRSQKLADPEIFRFINSAGDVRWLQITASMSDEYICMSLVDVSQTVRDDLTLRTSNRSLENLLNGLPAMVYRCRNDRRFTMEYVSAGCLGLTGKTAQELLNNSDYAELIHPDDRENVWMKVQEALQSRAVFELRFRLVGVDGLTRRVVERGQGFYSDSGGVLGMEGVVMLDVD
- a CDS encoding histidine kinase; protein product: MSKAVTTNVFLKYCKALLPSSRERRAAPTAFQDWAASPKLAALGFELLSHTDWRIPLGAMVLDLPLFFSIEHAHLTLHARDISDVPIVVTSSTEGESGLSTGSLRRHQLELHGASGLSLELEVHTPPMAPDEPLVLIVDRLVAILDRAYAERLRVIAETRRNHESVTRELHDSVAQQLGYLSLTAATLEKRHIAGNPLNQSQRIREIRSGLEQVQRQVREIIAGVRLSLDAPSLSQALEASMREYGRRSSILFELDNRVADSILSQEVAMQILQIAREAMANIVRHSHAQFASVSLLRLDDRVEVTIKDNGKGIGEQPGEDDHYGLMIMQERARTIGATLDIASTPGKGTTLTVNLPMGIQK
- a CDS encoding FAD-dependent oxidoreductase produces the protein MIIGGGAIGCSLAYQLTKRGERDVVVLEKSQLTHGCTWHAAGLVGQLRGSLNLTRMMQNSVAVFDELEAETGHVIDWRKVGSLRLASSQDRWSEIRRSMTLAKSFGFECHSLNAKEAQELFPYMDPEGVVGAAFIPSDGYIDPYALTHAYASGAKKRGAQIREGVQVKEIIREGRRAVGVVTDHGTIGCEIMVNCAGLWAKRIGEMAGVHLAAGVVEHQYFLTEKTLTLPKNLPTLRDPDKNFYLKPDVGAFAIGGWEDGTKGCWRSRPPFEFGRELFPENMDRLELFALPCSERLPILNEVGIQTVINGPIPASADGEPIMGLAPELDNFYVACGFTAGIAASGGAGVAMANWILDGDPGMDLWAFDVRRFGAPHSVGRYLEERAIEAYGNYYKIHWPGEETKVGRGLRRSPFHQHLKDANAVFGARFGWERANWFARPGIDSPTEISTFEKKPSYFGAVAEECKAIRERAVLIDQTSFSKFEITGPGALEALQHIAVNDLSEPGKAIYTQLCNEKGGIEADLTFVHLDSERFMMVTGSGFGVRDSDWIRRHLPASVQIREVTNSLATLNICGPLARDILQSVTDDDVSNEAFPYLSAKYIEVGYARVLAVRVGYVGELGWELYIPQEYAASVYETLWKAGEPHGIANVGYRAIDSCRMEKGYLYWSGDITPDYNPFEAGLGFCVAFDKGDFIGKEALLAIKEAGVKRRLCSFVVEDFAPFHGGETIIKDGKVVGRLTSTAFSHILQKTVAFGYLPVELTKESDFIIEALGKPYQAQRGARCLYDPKSDRLRG